The uncultured Eubacteriales bacterium region TCGCTGCCCGATAACGACTGCCTTCATGCGAGTTATGACGAAATCTACCCGGGAGGGCGGCTCTATAAGACCTTATACCTGCTCCATGGGGCTCTGGACGACTACAGCTGCTGGCTCCGGCACACCGCCATTGAGCGCTACGCCGAGGAAAAAGGGATCGCCGTAGTCATGCCCTCTGGTCAAAATGGATTCTATTCCAACGCAAAATATGGTCTCGACTATTTCGACTTCATTACCGAGGAGCTTCCCCGTTTCGTGCAGGGGACTTTTCATCTATCCTCCAGACGGGAGGACAATTATATCGCAGGGCCGTCCATGGGCGGCTACGGCGCCACGAAATGCGCGCTCTCCCGTCCTGACCTGTTCGCCGCCTTTGCCGACCTCTCCGGCGCGGTGGACCCTGGCGATCTGGAGCCCCGCATGAAATCCATGGGTTTCGACTTTTTCCGATACGATCTTATTTTCGGCGGCTCCGAACAGGTAACTGGAACGAAAGACGATCTATACCAGCTGGCCCGAGCCCTGAAGAATGCGGCACAGAAACCCGCAGCATGGGTCTTCTGTGGTTTGGAAGACACTGCAAACTATGATATGAACCGTCGCCTTTATGACGCGCTGGCCGCATCCGGTTTTCAGTCCACATTCCATGACGGGCATGGTGGACATAACTGGCCTTACTGGGATGCCTGTATCAAAACTTTCCTTGAAGAACTGCCGTTCTGAATTTACGATAAAAGTGCTCCGGCCCAGCAGGGCCGGAGCACTTTTTACTTCTCTGCATAAAGTTTTGGGGCCTCTTCCGGCGTCTCTTCCAACGTATGGAGCGAGTTGTCAATATGCATACGCGCATAGATACCCGCCAACTCAGCATTCCCCTGTTCGATACAGCTAAGAATCATGCCGTGGTACTGAATAGCGTGCTCGGGGCCGACGCTGCTGTAAAGCGCGCTCTGATGCTCCCGCAGAAGATCGGTAAGAAGATCGGAGATTTGAGCGATGATCGGGTTGCGCGTCCCTTTGGCAATCAAATCATGAAATTCGTTGTCCAAATAGCGAAAGCGCTCA contains the following coding sequences:
- a CDS encoding conserved hypothetical protein (Evidence 4 : Homologs of previously reported genes of unknown function), whose product is MTLCTCNFFSKVLKNHVSVNVLIPSLPDNDCLHASYDEIYPGGRLYKTLYLLHGALDDYSCWLRHTAIERYAEEKGIAVVMPSGQNGFYSNAKYGLDYFDFITEELPRFVQGTFHLSSRREDNYIAGPSMGGYGATKCALSRPDLFAAFADLSGAVDPGDLEPRMKSMGFDFFRYDLIFGGSEQVTGTKDDLYQLARALKNAAQKPAAWVFCGLEDTANYDMNRRLYDALAASGFQSTFHDGHGGHNWPYWDACIKTFLEELPF